In the genome of Enterococcus hirae ATCC 9790, one region contains:
- a CDS encoding cation-translocating P-type ATPase: MENKEQAQQVVYKEPIDSLMQKTQSSIDGLSTSQAKEKLERDGLNQLKEAPKKPTWKLFLETFKDAMVIVLLIVALIQMVMGDYIEFFVIFAVLMLNSVISVIQTKKAEGSLEALKNLSAPDARVIRDGKEKTIPANELVVGDIVLLEAGDYVPADGRLLEAGSLKVDEGMLTGESTASEKEVTDISQTVPIGDRINMVFSGTIITYGRGKFLVTATGNNTEIGEVAGLLESTTEQVTPLQRGLDKFSKKLSLAILALSLVILGIQLFRIYLGGGTGDLTADIVSAVMFAVAVAVAAIPEALQSIVTIVLSLGTNKMAKRHAIIRKLPAVETLGSTSIICTDKTGTLTQNKMTVVDYYLANGSTGDFTDDPKKWIDDERRLIEISVLANDASISEDGTKLGDPTEVAFIDFSEKLNQPYQEIRNNYPRKAELPFDSDRKLMSTAHNIDQGHYLFVKGGPDIVFARSKKVLLNGEVVPMTEELMKQFKEQNEAFSNKALRVLAFAYRPIESPELSFEDENDLILVGLLAMIDPPRAEVTQAVKEARSAGIKTIMITGDHKTTAVAIAKEIGIFAEGDQALTGTELDELTEDQLNEVLEKVTVYARVSPENKIRIVRAWQTKGHISAMTGDGVNDAPALKQADIGIAMGTGTDVSKDAAAMVLTDDNFASIVSAVEVGRNVFDNIKKAIAYLFSGNLGAIIAIVFALVADWSNPFTALQLLFINLVNDSLPAIALGTEKAEPATMKRPPRDPNSGIFTDKTLISVTYRGVLIGIAVIFAQWLGMQHSPEFGVAMSFSTLIWCRTLQTFPARSNTQTAIQAGFFANRSVLLAVVVCSALYCLTMIPGLKEVFSIPAAFGLTEVFTSIGIALVTIILMEITKLILVHVQKEK, translated from the coding sequence TTGGAAAACAAAGAACAGGCTCAGCAAGTTGTCTATAAAGAACCAATTGACTCGCTGATGCAAAAAACACAGAGCTCAATCGATGGTTTGAGTACATCACAAGCAAAAGAAAAGTTAGAAAGAGACGGATTGAATCAGTTAAAAGAAGCACCTAAGAAGCCAACGTGGAAATTGTTTTTAGAAACTTTTAAAGATGCAATGGTTATTGTCTTATTGATTGTCGCTTTGATTCAAATGGTCATGGGAGATTATATCGAATTTTTCGTTATTTTTGCCGTATTGATGTTGAACTCCGTGATTAGTGTGATCCAAACGAAGAAAGCAGAAGGTTCTTTAGAGGCATTGAAAAATCTTTCTGCACCTGATGCACGTGTGATTCGTGATGGAAAAGAAAAAACGATCCCTGCGAATGAACTGGTTGTAGGAGATATCGTTTTATTGGAAGCGGGAGATTATGTCCCTGCCGATGGTCGGTTGTTAGAAGCTGGATCATTGAAAGTGGATGAAGGGATGCTAACTGGTGAATCGACAGCATCGGAAAAAGAAGTAACTGATATTAGTCAGACAGTGCCGATTGGTGATCGTATCAACATGGTATTTAGTGGAACAATCATTACTTATGGTCGTGGGAAATTCTTAGTTACCGCTACTGGAAATAACACAGAAATCGGTGAGGTGGCAGGGTTACTTGAATCAACAACTGAACAAGTAACACCACTACAGCGTGGATTAGATAAATTTAGTAAGAAGTTAAGTTTAGCGATTTTAGCTTTATCGTTAGTTATTTTAGGTATCCAATTGTTCCGAATCTATCTTGGCGGAGGCACAGGTGATTTAACTGCTGATATCGTTAGTGCAGTAATGTTTGCAGTCGCTGTTGCGGTTGCTGCCATCCCAGAAGCATTACAATCAATCGTAACGATCGTTTTATCCTTGGGAACCAATAAAATGGCGAAGCGACATGCCATTATCCGAAAATTACCAGCAGTGGAAACACTGGGTTCGACTAGTATTATTTGTACAGATAAAACTGGGACATTGACCCAAAATAAGATGACGGTAGTTGATTATTATCTAGCGAATGGTTCGACTGGAGATTTTACCGATGATCCAAAAAAATGGATAGACGATGAAAGACGCTTGATTGAAATCAGTGTATTAGCCAATGATGCTTCCATCAGTGAAGATGGTACGAAACTTGGAGATCCGACAGAGGTAGCGTTTATTGATTTTAGTGAAAAATTGAATCAACCGTATCAAGAAATCCGTAACAACTATCCAAGAAAAGCTGAATTACCATTTGATTCTGACCGAAAATTAATGTCGACTGCTCATAACATTGATCAGGGACACTATCTTTTTGTTAAAGGTGGACCAGATATCGTGTTTGCTCGCAGTAAAAAGGTCTTGCTAAATGGTGAAGTTGTACCAATGACAGAGGAATTGATGAAACAATTCAAAGAACAAAATGAAGCTTTCTCAAACAAGGCATTGCGTGTTTTAGCCTTTGCTTATCGCCCAATTGAAAGTCCAGAGTTGTCATTTGAAGATGAAAATGACTTGATTCTAGTTGGATTACTTGCCATGATCGATCCTCCAAGAGCAGAAGTCACACAAGCAGTTAAAGAAGCTCGAAGCGCTGGAATTAAAACAATTATGATCACTGGAGACCACAAAACGACTGCTGTTGCGATCGCGAAAGAAATTGGGATCTTTGCAGAAGGAGATCAAGCACTTACAGGGACAGAGTTAGATGAATTGACCGAAGATCAATTAAACGAAGTCTTGGAAAAAGTGACTGTATACGCACGTGTATCTCCTGAAAACAAGATCCGAATCGTACGTGCATGGCAAACAAAAGGACACATTTCTGCGATGACAGGCGATGGTGTTAATGATGCTCCGGCCCTGAAACAAGCGGATATCGGTATTGCCATGGGTACGGGTACGGATGTATCGAAAGATGCGGCAGCGATGGTCTTGACCGATGATAACTTTGCTTCAATCGTTAGTGCCGTAGAAGTAGGACGTAATGTTTTTGATAATATCAAAAAGGCGATTGCCTATTTATTCTCTGGAAACTTAGGTGCGATCATTGCGATTGTCTTCGCTTTAGTTGCTGATTGGTCCAATCCATTTACAGCATTACAATTATTGTTTATCAACTTAGTCAACGACTCATTACCAGCGATTGCTTTAGGAACAGAAAAAGCCGAACCAGCTACAATGAAACGTCCACCAAGAGATCCAAATTCAGGAATCTTTACCGATAAAACATTGATCTCGGTTACTTATCGAGGCGTATTAATCGGTATCGCAGTCATTTTTGCGCAATGGTTAGGAATGCAACATTCACCAGAATTTGGCGTAGCAATGTCGTTTTCTACATTGATCTGGTGTCGAACATTACAAACATTCCCTGCGCGTTCTAACACACAAACAGCGATCCAAGCAGGTTTCTTCGCAAATCGAAGCGTATTGTTAGCTGTTGTAGTATGTAGTGCATTGTATTGCTTGACGATGATCCCAGGCTTGAAAGAAGTCTTTTCAATTCCAGCAGCATTTGGTTTGACAGAAGTCTTTACGTCAATCGGGATTGCCTTAGTAACAATCATTTTAATGGAAATCACAAAACTGATCCTTGTACACGTACAAAAAGAGAAATAA
- the cls gene encoding cardiolipin synthase — translation MVITILTILYFINALIALVTILIKPRDVAAIWAWLLVLFALPGLGFILYLFFGRGLTDKKKFYLRQSDLKELENFQDFKGDTIDHYDPVMDNEEHQQFVDFFSSLNRMPLTRRNSVTLLTDGQQKLTSLLSDIRQAKHSIHIEYYAFVTDNIGQQILTLLEEKAAEGVEVRLLYDAFGSHGTKPKDFNRLIQNGGHVHTFVTSQRALLRFRLNYHDHRKIVVIDGKIGYTGGFNIANQYVNPTKKFGYWRDTHIRIYGAAASLLQLRFLTDWNVSVPEQKKVAYHLDYFFQKELGKDDKHENTSIQLVSSGPNNEREQIKLSFIKLITAAKKRVWIQTPYLVPDESVIAALKIAASSGVEVKIMIPNKPDHPFIYRATQYYARQLIKENVQILVYENGFLHAKTLIMDDEICMVGSANQDVRSYRLNFETSAVIYDPAFLTQLADQFLQDEKQCTPMTTETVKEMSGWLLFKQQISRLFSPIL, via the coding sequence TTGGTTATCACTATTCTCACGATACTTTATTTCATCAATGCACTAATTGCTTTAGTAACTATTTTAATCAAACCTCGTGACGTAGCTGCAATCTGGGCGTGGTTGCTCGTACTATTTGCTCTTCCAGGTCTTGGATTTATTCTATATCTCTTCTTCGGTCGCGGATTGACTGATAAGAAAAAATTTTATTTGAGACAAAGCGACTTGAAAGAACTAGAAAATTTTCAAGATTTCAAAGGAGATACGATCGATCACTATGATCCCGTCATGGATAATGAAGAGCATCAACAATTTGTTGACTTCTTCTCTTCTTTGAATCGCATGCCATTAACCCGACGTAATTCCGTCACTTTATTAACAGATGGTCAACAAAAATTAACTTCTCTATTAAGTGATATTCGGCAGGCAAAGCATTCGATTCATATCGAATATTATGCATTCGTCACGGACAACATCGGACAACAAATCTTGACATTACTTGAAGAAAAAGCTGCTGAAGGGGTTGAAGTCCGCTTATTATATGATGCGTTTGGCTCACACGGCACTAAACCGAAAGACTTTAACCGTTTGATCCAAAATGGTGGTCACGTCCACACATTCGTCACGTCACAAAGAGCATTACTTCGATTCCGCTTAAATTATCACGACCATCGTAAAATCGTCGTGATCGATGGTAAAATCGGCTATACCGGTGGCTTTAACATCGCCAATCAATATGTCAATCCAACCAAAAAGTTTGGTTATTGGCGTGATACTCATATTCGAATCTATGGCGCTGCTGCTTCATTATTACAGCTACGTTTTCTAACGGATTGGAATGTTTCAGTACCCGAACAAAAGAAGGTTGCCTATCATCTTGATTACTTTTTTCAAAAAGAACTTGGGAAAGACGACAAGCATGAAAATACTTCGATTCAACTAGTATCAAGTGGTCCTAACAACGAACGTGAACAAATTAAATTATCCTTTATTAAATTGATCACAGCTGCTAAAAAACGGGTATGGATTCAAACACCTTACCTGGTTCCAGATGAAAGTGTGATCGCTGCCTTAAAAATTGCCGCTTCTTCTGGCGTAGAAGTCAAGATCATGATTCCTAATAAACCTGATCATCCGTTTATTTACCGAGCAACCCAATATTATGCACGTCAATTGATCAAAGAAAACGTTCAAATCTTGGTTTATGAGAATGGTTTTTTACATGCGAAAACATTGATCATGGATGATGAAATTTGTATGGTCGGCTCTGCCAATCAAGATGTTCGAAGTTATCGGTTGAACTTCGAAACCAGTGCTGTCATTTATGATCCAGCCTTTTTAACCCAGTTAGCAGATCAATTTTTACAAGATGAAAAACAATGTACACCGATGACCACAGAAACAGTCAAAGAAATGTCTGGCTGGTTGTTATTCAAACAACAAATTTCTCGTTTGTTTTCACCTATCTTATAA
- a CDS encoding WxL domain-containing protein — protein MKKQVLYTLATASLFSTILLSTMVKADETIDDSTTSTAKITFDGTNTDPVTPVNPNDPDTPVDPNNPIDPDDPDNHGTGDNGPLSIDYVSNITFGTKDIATTGQVYHAVNASPYVQVTDKRGVEGGWVLTASASKFTASDNSELKGAILSFKNGEAATNSDNISKKPVTNDVVFANTEAQTVMTADSLAGEGTWVDVFNGTQGDNANVQLAVPSGSAQAKEYTATITWTLTAGPTE, from the coding sequence ATGAAAAAACAAGTACTTTATACGCTAGCAACGGCCTCATTATTTTCTACTATCTTATTATCTACGATGGTGAAAGCAGACGAAACGATTGATGATTCAACTACTTCTACTGCAAAGATCACTTTTGATGGAACCAATACCGATCCGGTCACACCAGTCAATCCTAACGATCCGGATACGCCAGTTGATCCAAATAATCCGATTGATCCAGATGATCCAGATAACCATGGGACAGGAGACAATGGTCCATTATCGATCGATTATGTTTCGAATATTACATTTGGTACCAAAGATATTGCTACGACTGGACAAGTATATCATGCAGTCAATGCTTCCCCTTATGTCCAAGTAACGGATAAGCGTGGTGTAGAAGGTGGTTGGGTTTTGACAGCCTCAGCCTCAAAATTTACAGCTAGTGACAACTCAGAATTAAAAGGAGCCATTCTTTCATTTAAAAATGGTGAAGCAGCTACTAATTCAGATAATATCAGTAAAAAGCCAGTGACGAATGATGTCGTTTTTGCCAATACAGAAGCACAAACGGTCATGACAGCAGATAGTTTAGCTGGAGAAGGCACTTGGGTAGATGTCTTTAATGGAACACAAGGAGACAATGCAAATGTGCAGTTAGCGGTTCCTTCAGGATCGGCACAAGCAAAAGAATATACGGCTACGATTACCTGGACATTGACGGCAGGCCCAACGGAATAG
- a CDS encoding WxL domain-containing protein: protein MKKIILTTVLLSTSFLMGALTVHADDLSGKSTAKIGLTKQDPDHPVGPIDPLDPDDNPSSNQPTGNTGDLRIDYISNIDFGTQMISGKTETYQATAPANMVEAQISDLRGTGAGWNLQVNYDPAQSGFSSADQTLKGAELTLPVGQTKTVADSQSAAPATNEITVNDDAQNIMSAVKDTGLGTWADEMTTSQVKLKVPSGNLAGAYTATLVWTLTDAPA from the coding sequence GTGAAAAAAATAATCTTAACGACTGTATTACTCAGTACAAGTTTTTTAATGGGGGCTTTAACCGTACATGCCGATGATTTAAGTGGAAAAAGTACAGCAAAAATCGGCTTGACGAAACAAGATCCTGATCATCCAGTAGGGCCGATTGACCCTCTTGATCCAGATGATAACCCATCATCGAATCAACCTACTGGTAACACAGGTGATTTGCGTATTGATTATATCTCAAATATTGATTTTGGGACTCAAATGATTTCTGGGAAGACAGAGACTTACCAAGCAACAGCACCAGCTAACATGGTCGAAGCTCAAATCTCAGATTTACGAGGAACAGGGGCTGGTTGGAATCTGCAAGTAAACTATGATCCAGCACAATCTGGTTTTTCTTCAGCTGATCAAACATTAAAAGGGGCAGAACTCACGCTACCAGTTGGGCAAACTAAAACTGTCGCAGATAGTCAATCCGCTGCGCCTGCTACAAATGAAATCACCGTCAATGATGATGCCCAAAATATCATGTCAGCAGTGAAAGATACTGGTCTGGGTACTTGGGCAGATGAAATGACAACGTCTCAAGTGAAGTTAAAAGTTCCTTCAGGGAATTTGGCAGGAGCCTACACGGCCACTTTAGTTTGGACATTAACTGATGCACCAGCATAG
- a CDS encoding LPXTG cell wall anchor domain-containing protein, whose product MKTFQKIVLYVLIFLSVQLSVLNDEVFASSEKSQVGITFKGELPKDPSTLFSASEKNQVTKKEEKTRFPQTNDRSSFFLEWLGFLTLVIGLWQLFRKRKKEQQ is encoded by the coding sequence GTGAAGACATTTCAAAAGATTGTTTTGTATGTTTTGATTTTTTTATCGGTCCAATTATCCGTTTTAAATGATGAAGTATTTGCTTCAAGTGAAAAAAGTCAGGTGGGGATCACCTTTAAAGGGGAGCTTCCGAAAGACCCAAGTACTCTATTTTCTGCATCTGAAAAAAATCAGGTAACAAAAAAAGAAGAAAAAACACGATTTCCACAGACAAATGACCGATCCTCGTTCTTTTTAGAATGGCTGGGTTTTCTTACTTTAGTGATAGGTCTATGGCAACTGTTCAGGAAAAGAAAGAAGGAACAACAGTGA
- the lacD gene encoding tagatose-bisphosphate aldolase has protein sequence MKKISQGKRNHLKNIVDENGRIGALAIDQRGALKKLIGQYRETNDRDIVGFKEIVSKELTPYASAILLDPEYGLPAAKDRAHNTGLLLAYEKTGYDSSLPGRLPDSLNTWSVKRLKEVGADACKFLLYYDVDENEEINEQKKAYIERIGSECLAEELPFFLEIISYDAIHSDTTTKEYAKIKPRKVIEAMQEFSKERYHVDVLKVEVPVNMNFVEGFGKEAVYSREEAKTFFLAQSAATERPFIFLSAGVSTELFQQTLRFAHEAGSDFNGVLCGRATWAEGVSPFVKEGNEAAVDWFQTIGKEKLHSLNNVLEQTASSIFNKIQ, from the coding sequence ATGAAAAAGATCAGTCAAGGGAAACGAAACCATTTAAAAAATATAGTTGATGAAAATGGAAGGATCGGTGCCTTAGCAATTGATCAACGGGGCGCATTGAAGAAACTAATTGGTCAATACAGAGAAACAAACGATCGCGATATAGTTGGTTTTAAAGAAATCGTTTCAAAGGAATTAACACCTTATGCCTCAGCTATTTTGTTAGATCCGGAGTATGGATTACCAGCAGCGAAAGATCGTGCCCATAATACAGGACTATTATTAGCTTATGAAAAAACCGGTTATGATAGTTCGCTGCCAGGACGGTTACCAGATAGTTTGAATACTTGGTCTGTAAAAAGATTAAAAGAGGTGGGGGCAGATGCCTGCAAATTTTTATTGTATTACGATGTGGATGAAAACGAAGAAATCAATGAACAAAAGAAAGCCTATATCGAAAGAATCGGCTCAGAATGTCTTGCAGAAGAACTACCATTTTTTTTAGAAATCATTTCGTACGATGCAATTCACTCTGATACAACGACAAAAGAATATGCAAAAATAAAACCGCGAAAAGTAATTGAAGCGATGCAGGAATTTTCAAAAGAGCGATATCATGTAGATGTATTAAAAGTAGAAGTTCCTGTCAATATGAACTTTGTCGAAGGCTTTGGGAAAGAAGCTGTGTATTCAAGAGAAGAAGCTAAAACATTCTTTCTAGCACAAAGCGCTGCAACTGAACGTCCGTTTATCTTTTTGAGTGCAGGAGTTAGCACAGAATTATTTCAGCAAACATTACGATTTGCTCATGAAGCAGGTTCTGATTTCAATGGAGTATTATGTGGACGAGCTACTTGGGCAGAAGGAGTGTCACCATTTGTGAAAGAAGGCAACGAAGCTGCAGTAGATTGGTTTCAAACCATTGGAAAAGAAAAGTTACATTCGTTAAACAACGTATTAGAGCAAACTGCTTCTTCCATATTCAATAAAATTCAATAA
- a CDS encoding fructose PTS transporter subunit IIA: protein MGFIQEQNIFLNQIGQTQNDIFEFLAKKTVDLTIADNQKEVLEKLIERENEGTTGMMDGFAIPHAKASAIHHPAAIILKLKEKVVWQSLDGQPIQFIIALFVPDTQADDAHLKLLSTVARLLMRDDIRASLKEASSADEIAKLLNNQIDEVA, encoded by the coding sequence ATGGGCTTTATCCAAGAGCAAAATATATTTTTGAATCAAATAGGTCAAACTCAAAATGATATTTTTGAGTTTTTAGCTAAGAAAACCGTTGATTTGACTATTGCAGACAATCAAAAAGAAGTATTGGAAAAGTTAATTGAAAGAGAAAATGAAGGTACTACTGGAATGATGGACGGTTTTGCGATTCCTCATGCGAAAGCTTCAGCGATTCATCACCCGGCAGCGATTATTTTAAAACTAAAAGAAAAAGTAGTGTGGCAAAGTTTGGATGGTCAGCCAATCCAATTTATTATTGCTTTGTTTGTTCCCGATACACAAGCTGATGACGCGCATTTAAAGTTATTGTCAACAGTGGCACGTTTATTGATGCGTGATGATATAAGAGCTAGTTTAAAAGAAGCCAGTTCAGCAGATGAAATAGCCAAATTACTAAATAATCAGATAGACGAGGTAGCTTAA
- a CDS encoding PTS fructose transporter subunit IIC, producing MTKYQLIAATGCPTGIAHTYMAQEALEQAAKRKGITIKVETHGQIGVENELSHEEIQEADAVIVAADKDVQPERFAGKRIIDVSVSVGIKEADRLIEEALAGKGSIVTKDQVADTIEDVDQRSANSLGHSVYKNLMNGVSHMLPFVVAGGVLIAISFAVWGIYSFDPTNAQYNATAAMLKSVGDAAMGMMVPILSAYIAEGIAKRPGLVVGLVGGLVANAGGTGFLGGILSGFLAGYFILLLQKLLKNLPKSLDGLKAIFLYPVIGVATIGTIMALLAEPMKMINEGMMNWLASFQHSSPLVLGIIVGCMCAFDMGGPINKAAYVTGTALLAQGNTTFMAGVSAACIAPPLITGFATLFFGKYFATNDRNAGLVNFILGSTHITEGAIPFAAKDPLKVLPIMMFGSSIAAVLTYIFGVQVPAPHGGFLVLPVVTHGVKWLIAILIGSLIGGFLLGFLQKRTVTMKNKIMVKSID from the coding sequence ATGACGAAGTATCAACTGATTGCAGCCACTGGTTGCCCAACAGGAATTGCCCATACGTATATGGCACAAGAAGCATTAGAACAAGCAGCCAAACGAAAAGGTATTACGATCAAGGTTGAAACGCACGGACAAATAGGAGTAGAGAATGAACTGTCACATGAAGAGATTCAAGAAGCTGATGCGGTAATTGTTGCAGCAGATAAAGATGTTCAGCCAGAACGATTTGCGGGGAAACGAATCATTGATGTTTCTGTTAGTGTGGGGATTAAAGAAGCAGATCGTTTGATTGAAGAGGCGCTAGCTGGTAAAGGCTCAATTGTAACAAAAGATCAAGTAGCCGATACGATTGAAGATGTGGACCAGCGTTCCGCTAATTCACTGGGACACAGTGTCTATAAGAATTTAATGAATGGTGTTTCACATATGCTGCCATTTGTTGTAGCCGGTGGTGTTTTAATTGCTATCTCTTTTGCTGTGTGGGGCATTTATTCCTTTGATCCGACAAATGCCCAATACAATGCAACTGCTGCAATGCTGAAAAGTGTCGGAGATGCAGCGATGGGGATGATGGTTCCTATCTTATCAGCTTATATTGCAGAAGGAATTGCCAAACGACCAGGTTTAGTAGTCGGTTTAGTAGGTGGCTTGGTAGCAAATGCAGGAGGAACAGGCTTTTTAGGGGGGATTTTATCAGGCTTTTTAGCAGGTTACTTTATTCTACTTTTGCAAAAACTATTAAAAAACTTGCCAAAGTCATTAGATGGATTGAAAGCAATTTTTCTTTATCCCGTGATTGGTGTAGCAACGATTGGGACAATTATGGCCCTTTTAGCAGAACCAATGAAAATGATCAATGAAGGAATGATGAATTGGTTAGCTAGTTTTCAACATTCTAGTCCACTTGTTTTAGGAATCATTGTGGGATGTATGTGTGCATTTGATATGGGCGGACCAATCAACAAAGCGGCGTATGTCACTGGGACCGCTTTGCTAGCGCAAGGAAATACAACCTTTATGGCAGGAGTTTCTGCTGCTTGTATTGCCCCACCGTTAATTACCGGTTTTGCGACATTGTTTTTTGGTAAATATTTTGCGACAAATGATCGAAACGCTGGTTTAGTGAACTTTATTCTAGGTTCGACACATATTACCGAAGGCGCTATTCCTTTTGCTGCCAAAGACCCATTGAAGGTTTTGCCAATCATGATGTTTGGATCCTCGATTGCTGCAGTTTTAACCTATATTTTCGGGGTACAAGTCCCTGCTCCTCATGGTGGATTTTTAGTATTACCTGTTGTTACACATGGGGTGAAATGGCTGATCGCTATTTTAATTGGCTCTTTAATTGGCGGCTTTTTATTAGGATTTTTGCAAAAAAGAACTGTAACTATGAAAAATAAAATCATGGTTAAATCAATAGACTAG
- the pfkB gene encoding 1-phosphofructokinase, protein MAVYTCTLNLAIDLFIETDQLNPFVVNRTNQDDIQANGKGVNVSMILKMLGIESTAMGIKAGFTGQYIEDFLKERSIKTDFLEVPGMTRINVFTQVKKEKAEYKLVNKGPELTKNQVMQFLKKIENLKMGDYLCVSGSLPQGVSPAVLVEISRICQKNKVFLIIDSSYYEILDCLPYQPFLLKPNEEELRIWFQTERNTKEAYIFYGKELLKQGAQNVLISLGSEGALFLNKEQVLFGNSPKGIVVNTACAGDSLLGAFLAGWLKQKTIQESLKEGLAAGSSTAFRKGLTDFSDVEELMTQINVIQEEGEKV, encoded by the coding sequence TTGGCCGTTTATACATGTACGCTAAATCTAGCAATTGATTTATTTATTGAAACGGATCAATTAAATCCTTTTGTTGTAAATCGTACAAATCAAGATGATATTCAAGCGAATGGTAAAGGTGTCAATGTGTCGATGATTTTAAAAATGTTAGGTATCGAAAGTACAGCAATGGGGATTAAAGCAGGTTTTACTGGACAATATATCGAAGATTTTTTAAAAGAAAGAAGCATTAAAACGGACTTTTTAGAAGTTCCTGGGATGACTAGGATCAATGTATTTACTCAGGTAAAAAAAGAAAAAGCAGAATACAAACTGGTAAATAAAGGCCCAGAATTAACTAAAAACCAAGTGATGCAATTTTTAAAGAAAATTGAGAATCTTAAAATGGGCGATTATCTTTGTGTTTCAGGAAGCTTGCCTCAAGGTGTTTCTCCAGCAGTTTTAGTCGAAATCAGTCGCATTTGTCAAAAGAATAAAGTCTTTTTGATCATTGACAGCAGCTACTACGAAATATTGGATTGTTTACCATACCAACCGTTTTTGTTAAAGCCAAACGAAGAAGAATTGCGAATATGGTTCCAGACAGAGAGGAATACCAAAGAAGCGTATATTTTTTATGGAAAAGAGTTGTTAAAACAAGGAGCTCAAAATGTGTTAATTTCACTCGGCAGTGAAGGCGCTTTATTTCTGAATAAAGAACAAGTATTATTCGGTAATTCGCCAAAAGGAATAGTAGTGAATACCGCATGTGCGGGTGACAGTTTACTGGGGGCATTTTTAGCTGGGTGGTTGAAACAAAAAACAATTCAAGAGTCATTGAAAGAAGGGCTCGCAGCTGGGAGTTCTACGGCTTTTCGTAAAGGGTTAACCGATTTTTCGGATGTTGAGGAATTAATGACACAAATCAATGTGATTCAAGAAGAGGGGGAGAAAGTATGA
- a CDS encoding MurR/RpiR family transcriptional regulator, whose translation MENKLSESEQFLWRFIEAHILDIPDYSIIKLSELANVSTATIVRTMKKKGYEGFTSFKHHLKEKGNQTINFSTLEKVDRGIRKAILKNEEEVTRTINMIEIGNIEDAIQKIKVARRIIIFARGFSELIAQEMMVKFQLAGKYCELHTDPEIIKNISKTLHKEDIAIFVSLNGETSELVVAAQNCYNAEIGTVLLTANQYSSMMQFIEIAFVGFKSEGSFFPDYEVRSRLPLSILARILLDAYALRTSE comes from the coding sequence ATGGAAAACAAGCTAAGTGAGTCTGAACAATTTTTGTGGCGTTTTATTGAGGCACATATTTTAGATATTCCTGATTATTCGATCATCAAACTGAGTGAATTAGCTAATGTGTCAACGGCAACCATCGTTCGAACTATGAAAAAGAAAGGTTATGAAGGTTTTACTTCTTTCAAACACCATTTAAAAGAAAAGGGAAATCAAACGATCAACTTTTCTACTTTAGAAAAAGTGGATCGAGGGATTCGGAAAGCTATTTTAAAAAATGAAGAAGAAGTAACTCGTACGATCAATATGATTGAAATCGGCAACATTGAGGATGCCATCCAAAAAATCAAAGTTGCACGTCGGATCATTATTTTTGCTCGTGGCTTTTCAGAATTAATCGCCCAAGAAATGATGGTTAAATTTCAACTTGCAGGCAAATACTGTGAGCTTCACACTGATCCTGAAATCATCAAAAATATCAGTAAAACGTTACATAAAGAAGACATTGCTATTTTTGTTTCTTTAAATGGCGAAACAAGCGAATTAGTAGTTGCTGCTCAAAATTGTTATAACGCAGAGATTGGGACGGTACTCTTAACCGCGAATCAATACTCTAGTATGATGCAATTTATTGAAATCGCTTTCGTTGGGTTTAAATCAGAGGGTTCATTTTTTCCTGATTACGAGGTAAGATCCAGACTCCCATTGTCGATATTAGCGCGTATATTATTAGATGCATACGCATTGAGAACAAGCGAGTAA